The genome window GTCCGGGTGATGATCGAGGACAGCGGCATCGGGATCCCGCCGGACGAACTGCCTCACCTGCTGACCCGCTTCTACCGGGCTTCGAACTCCGTGTCGGCCGAGATACCCGGGACGGGACTCGGCCTGTCCATCACGGCCGCAGCCGTGGAACGGCACGGAGGAAAGCTCTCCGTGGAGTCCGAACTGGGTGTCGGGACCACAGTCACCGTGGAGCTCCCGCGGGCATGAGCACAAAAAACGAACCACGTTCCCACTTGTGGGCCCGATTCTGGCAAGGTACTGGGTATGGCAACTGAATCCTTTGAGCGTACAGCCGTGGTGGTGGAGGATGATTCCGACATCCGCGAGCTCCTCGCGCTGACGCTGTCGATGATCGGCTTCAAGATCATCGAAACCGCGAGCGGCAAGGAAGCCATCGACCTTGTCCAGGAACACCAGCCGGACCTGGTCACCCTGGACCTCAACCTCCCGGACCTTGAGGGCATGGAAGTATGCCGGCAGATCCGGCCGGTCACCGACGCCTACATTGTCATGATCACGGCGCGCGTCGAGGAGATCGAGCGCGTGGTCGGACTTGAGATCGGTGCTGACGACTTCATCATCAAACCGTTCAGCCCGCGCGAGGTCCGCGCGCGCGTCGGAGCGATGTTCCGCCGCCCACGGTCCATGCAGGAGCAGGGCGCGCCCGCCGAAGGAGCTCCCGAGCCGGCAGCGGCTGAGCAGGACGGGGAGGCCGTCGTCGAGCATGGCGCACTGTCGGTGGATATCGACGGGCGCGTAGCGCGCCTTCACGGCGAGGAACTGCCGCTGACCCGAATCGAGTTCGATCTGCTCGCAACGCTGATCACCGGGCCGCGGCGCGTGTGGACCCGCGAGAGCCTCCTCGCACGTGTCTGGGGTGAGGGCTGGACCGACGACCACCACCTGGTGGAGGTCCACATCCGGAATCTGCGGAAGAAGCTCGGCGAAGACACACGGGATCCCCGCTACATCAAGACGGTCCGCGGCGTGGGGTACCGGCTGGTTCCGATCGGCTAACTGCGCTTCCGCTAGCTGCAGGTTTCGTTGCTTTCACCGGCCAGGTCTTTCATTGGCCAGGTAGGCCAGGAAGGTCTCGGCCTCACGCCTGAGTGCGGGCAGGAGCGGGACCGTGGAGTCCTGCTCATAATCGGCCAGGCACTGGCGCACCACGTGCTGCAGCCGGGGTGCGCCCACCATGGTTGACCCCACCTTGAGAGTCAGCAGGGTGGAGGTGGCAACCTCGTAGTCCCGCGCTCGAAGGCCCATCGCGAGCCTCTCCAGGCGTTCGGGCAGGAGCCTGGCGAAGTTGTCGCGGTAGCGAAGCGCGTCCTCCCGGTTGGGCAGCTCGTCCGCAAGTTTGGCAAGCGCTTCAGGCTGATGGACAGGCAGGTTGCGGGGCACAAATTCCACCGGCGGCACAGCCGATGCCGGCTCCGACCGGGACTCCCGGTGCAGGCTCCGCTTCAGCCAGGTCATCGCGTACGCTCCTAACCTCTGGCAAACAAATAACCTCCGGGCCGGCGAACGGTCCGGCCCGGAGGAGCATAATCACCGGATCACGCGACGCTGCGGTTCGGCAAAACTCGGGACGGCCGTCTAAGTCGGGAAACTCGTCCGGCGTCATATCCACTGTGAACCACCATCCTCAAGAGAATCGGAGAAGCGCGGCGAAGGTTTCCTCAAGAAACCTCCGCGGCAGGCCTGGCTTAAGGTTCCCGCCCGTCGAGCGGGGCTGACGGTGTGTTGAACTAGAGTCGACAGCACCCACCGCGGAACACCGGCAACTCGACGAGGAGGCAGACGGCATGGCCGGCACATCGGGCAAACGCCCACCCACCGCGCAGGCCTTCGCCCTTGCCGAGCTCCGCCGCATGATCATCGCCGGCGAGGTTGAACCCGGGCAGCCGCTGCGCCAGGACGCGCTGGCCGAACGCCTCGGCGTAAGCCGGGTACCCCTGCGCGAAGCCTTCAAGATTCTCGAGGGCGAAGGCCAGATCGTCTACGAACCGCACCGCGGGTTCAAGGTAGCCCGGCTATCCCTCGAGGACCTGCTGGAGGTCTACCGCATCCGCAAGCTGCTGGAAACGGAAGCAGCCTCCGCCGCCGTCGAACGCGCGGACAGTTCTGTGCTTCAGGCGATGAAGGATGCCGCCCGCGAGGTGGAGGACGCCAGCGCGGCGGCCGACATCCTTCCCATGACGGAAGCCAACCGCCGGTTCCACTTCGTGCTGTTGTCAGCGTCCGGAATGCCGCGCCTTGAGAAGCTCATCCAGGTGCTCTGGGACGCCACGGACACCTACCGCTTTGTCTACTACGGAACCCCGACCAACCGGGAACGTGTGGAGGCGGAGCACAACCTGATCATCGACGCGTTTGCCGCGCGCGACGCAGAACGCCTGGTCAAGCACCTGGACGAGCACCGGGACCACGCCGTCGACGCCCTGCGAGCCTTCCTCGATTCTCGGTAGACGGTCCCAAAGAGTTCCCGTAGCAGCCGACGGCAGCCGATCGCCGCAAAACTGTAACCTCCATCGTCAGTTACCTCTGGTAACTTCAGTGTGACCGCGGTTACACTAGATGCAGGATTTGTATACAATCTCCAATAACTCTCGCTTCAACGACCTACTTTCAACGACGAAACAGAGGATCGCTCTTCGTGGAGAACTGGCTCGGACTCACTGAACGGCGCGTGCTGATCGCAGGCGCCGGAGGCATTGGTGAGGCCTGCGCAGGAGCCTTCACCGCGGCGGGGGCACAGGTACTCGTCGCCGACATCGACTCCTCCCGGCTTGAGCAGCACGAGCGCTCGCTGACGGCTGACTTCTCCACGAAACAGGGATGCGAGGACGCCGTCGAACAGGCCGCCGCGGACCTTGGCGGCATCGATGTCCTGGTTCACGCCGTCGGCATCAACTCCCGCGTCCCCCTCCTGGACACCGACGACGACGAATGGCAGCGCACGCTCGACATCAACCTCTCCAGCGCATTCCGCCTGGGCAAAGCCGCCGGCAGGCACATGGTTGAGGCAGGCTGGGGCCGCCAGGTCTACTGCTCGTCCGTCTCGGGTCTCCTCGCTCACCCCGACCACGGACCCTATGCCGCGAGCAAGGGCGGCATCAACCAGCTCATGCGCGTCATGGCCCGGGAGTGGGCACCGCATGGCGTCACGGTCAACGCGATCGCCCCCGGCTACACCGAAACAGACCTCACCCGAGCACACCTCGACAGGCCCGGAGTCCGGGAACACTACACCTCGCTGGTTCCCTCGGGACGGCTGGGCACCGTAAATGACCTGACCGGGCCCGTTCTCTTCTTGGCCTCCGACCAGGCGGCCTTCGTTACCGGTCACGTGCTCTACGTGGATGGAGGGCGGACCCTTGTCTGATCTGACCAGCCCCTTCCCGCTCCTGCTCCCGGACTCCCTGTCCGCAGCCCAGAAGGAGCTCTACGACACCCTCACTGCCGGCCCCCGCGCCAACGGCCCTTTCACCATCCGGCACGACGACGGCACCCTCGCCGGTCCCTTCAATGCACTGCTCTTCGCTCCTCGGATCGGTGACGCCGTGCAGGCCCTGGGCGCCGCGCTGCGCTTCGGCGGCGGCCTGACCGACCGCACACGGGAACTCGTCATCTGCGCAGTCGCCGCCGCACTGAACTCCGAGTACGAGTGGTACGCCCACAGCCGCGTCGCTCTCAAGGCAGGCGTTACCGATGAGGAGCTGGACCGCATTGCAGCCGGGGAAATACCCGCGAGCGCGTCGGATCCAGAGAAGGCAGCGCTGGCGCTGACCCGGGAACTGCTCGCGGAGAACGGCATCACCGAACGGACCCACTCCGCTGCCCGGCAACACCTCGGGCTGGACGGAATGACCGAGGTGTCAATCCTCACGGGGTACTACCGCACCCTCGCAGGACTTCTGACCGTGGCCGGTGCGGGCGCACCGGCCGACAACGCTTCACATCAACCCATCACTGAAGATCAAGGGAGAAATCCATGACCAGCACCACCAACAGGGCTCGCGGACCGCGCATCGTTGCCGCCGCGATCCTTGCACCGGCACTGTTCCTGAGCGCCTGCGGCAGCCCCGTCACCGACGGCGGCGGTGGCGAAGGCGGAGGCGGCGCGGAGGGCGGCGACGGCGGTACCCTCTCCATCGCAACCGGCGGCACCGGCGGTGTCTACTACCCGCTGGGCGGCGGTTTCGCGACCGTCATCCGCGAGAACGTCGAGGGCTACGATGCCACCGTCCAGGAGACCAACGCGTCAGTTGACAACATGCTGCTCATCCAGAGCAACGCCGCACAACTGGCGTTCTCGGTGGGCGACGTTGTCGCGGACGCCGTGGAAGGCGTCAATGACTTCGAGGGCCAGCCCCTGGAGATCTGCTCCCTCGGCAACATCTACAACAACTACCTGCAGACCGTGACGGTCGAGGGCACGGGCATCCAGTCCATCGAGGACATGCGCGGCAAGGTTGTCTCCGTGGGTGCACCCAGCTCGGCAACCGAAGTGGCAGCGCTGCGCACGCTGGAAGCCGCGGGCTTGGACCCCGAGACGGACATCGACCGCCGCCAGCTCGGTGTAGCCGAGACGGTGGCCGCGCTCCGTGACGGCACCATCGACGCCGGATTCTGGTCTGGCGGCCTGCCCACCGGTGCACTCATCGACCTGGCAGCGGACGGCGACATGGTGATCATCCCGATCGGCGAGTACGCAGCACCGATGGCCGAGGAGTACGGCGAGTACTACGTCGAGAGCGAGATCCCCGCGGAGACCTATGAGGGCCAGACCGAAGCTATTCCCGTCATCGCCTCGCCGAACATCCTCGTTGCCTCCAAGAGCATGGACGAGGAGCTGCAGCAGAACATCACTGCCGCGCTCTTCGACAACAAGGATCAGCTCGTCCAGGTGCACCCCGCCGCGGAGGAGATGGACCCTGCCACCGCAGCTGATGTCCCCTTCGTCGAGACCTGCCCCGGCGCCCAGGCCTACTTCGACTCGGCAGGATAAGGCGAGCCAGGAAAAGGGCCGATCAGCGAGATGCGCAAGCTGGCCGCCGTCGTCGTAATCCTTGCGAGCCTGGGCACGCTGGGAGGAAGCAGCGCGGGCAGCGCCGGTGAACCCCGGCGCTACCTGGCGGTGATGAACGACGACGGCGGGCTGGCGCAGGTGCCGCTGGCCGGCACCACCTTCGCGGTGAGCTACCGCAACTCCATCTATCAGACGCTCGCCGAGGAGCGTTACGAGGTGCTCGGGGACGGGTCGTTCCGGCTGGTCGAGATCGCAGCCGACCAGCTCGCCGTCCTCGAGGAGTACTACGCCGTTCCCGGCACCCCTGTCCCGGCCGATGATCAGGACCGGCGGAACTACGTGGTCCCGCCGAACCCTGACCGTCCGGCTGTCTTCCAGACCCTCTCGATCGCTGCCACAGACCTGGGGCAGCGCACCCTCCACGTTCCCGGAGAACCACCGCTTGAGCTGTGGGAGCTTGTGGGGAACGACAATCCATACGTTGTGTTGAACATCAAGGAGACCCAATGACCGAGCGAGGCTCCCACCGGGCTGAGGCATCCAACGCCGCAAGCCCGGCGCCTACCCTCAAGGGCTCACCAGACCCGGACACCGACGACGTCGCCATCGATGAAGAGGCGCTGATCGCCGAGTTCGAAGCCGAAAAACCCGCGCGGCACACCAGCGGAAAGCCGGACCTGATTATCAAGATCGTCGGTGTGGCGTTGTCCGCGTTCGGGTTGTACTGGGTTTTCAACCCGATGGCCACGCAGTTCTACCTGCCGGCGTTCCTGATGATCGGCCTGGCGATGACGTTCCTGGTGTACCGCGGCTGGGGCAGGTCCGACAAGGACCGTGAAGCCGGCAAGGCTGACAACCCGCACATCGCCGACTGGGTGCTTGCCGTCGTCGCCGCCGTTCCGTTCGCCTACATCATCAGCGACTGGGACGGCTTCTTCCGCCGCGCCATCATCCCCACCTACCTCGACCTGATCATGGGCACGATCGCCATCCTCGTGGTGCTCGAAGCATGCCGCCGGACGGTGGGCATCCTGGTGCCGATTGTGGTGCTCGGATTCTTCGCCTACGCCTACTTCGGTCCCTACTTTCCGGACCCGTTCCAGACGTCGTCGTTCGGGTGGATCCGGCTGGTGGGCCACAACGTGATGGGCACGCAGGGCCTGTTCGGTGTGCCTACGGACGTTGCGGCGACCTACATCATCCTTTTCACCATCTATGGCGCGGTGTTGACGGCATCCGGTGCCACAAAGTTCTTCATTGATCTGTCCTTCTCGGCGTTCGGGCAGTCCAAGTCCGGGCCCGGACGTACCGTGACCCTGGCCGGCTTCCTGCTCGGCACCGTGTCCGGATCGGGTGTTGCCACCACCGTCACCCTCGGTGGTATCTCCTGGCCGCTGCTGAAGAAGGCCGGCTATCCCAAGGAACACGGCGGCGGTGTGCTGGCTGCGGCCGGTATCGGCGCAATCATGTCGCCCCCGACCCTTGGCGCTGCGGCGTTCATCATCGCAGCACTGCTGAACGTGTCCTACCTCGAGGTTCTGATCTGGGCCACGATCCCCACGCTGCTGTACTACCTGGGCATCATCCTGGCCATCGAGATGGACGCCCGTAAGTTCAAGACCCACGCGGTGGACATCGAGACCAAGCCGGTGGGCAAGCTGCTGCTGCGCTTCGGCTACCACTTCAGCTCGCTGATCGCGATCGTGGTGTTCATGGCCCTGGGCATGACGCCGTTCCGCG of Arthrobacter sp. JZ12 contains these proteins:
- a CDS encoding response regulator transcription factor, which codes for MATESFERTAVVVEDDSDIRELLALTLSMIGFKIIETASGKEAIDLVQEHQPDLVTLDLNLPDLEGMEVCRQIRPVTDAYIVMITARVEEIERVVGLEIGADDFIIKPFSPREVRARVGAMFRRPRSMQEQGAPAEGAPEPAAAEQDGEAVVEHGALSVDIDGRVARLHGEELPLTRIEFDLLATLITGPRRVWTRESLLARVWGEGWTDDHHLVEVHIRNLRKKLGEDTRDPRYIKTVRGVGYRLVPIG
- a CDS encoding Hpt domain-containing protein: MTWLKRSLHRESRSEPASAVPPVEFVPRNLPVHQPEALAKLADELPNREDALRYRDNFARLLPERLERLAMGLRARDYEVATSTLLTLKVGSTMVGAPRLQHVVRQCLADYEQDSTVPLLPALRREAETFLAYLANERPGR
- a CDS encoding GntR family transcriptional regulator — protein: MAGTSGKRPPTAQAFALAELRRMIIAGEVEPGQPLRQDALAERLGVSRVPLREAFKILEGEGQIVYEPHRGFKVARLSLEDLLEVYRIRKLLETEAASAAVERADSSVLQAMKDAAREVEDASAAADILPMTEANRRFHFVLLSASGMPRLEKLIQVLWDATDTYRFVYYGTPTNRERVEAEHNLIIDAFAARDAERLVKHLDEHRDHAVDALRAFLDSR
- a CDS encoding SDR family NAD(P)-dependent oxidoreductase encodes the protein MENWLGLTERRVLIAGAGGIGEACAGAFTAAGAQVLVADIDSSRLEQHERSLTADFSTKQGCEDAVEQAAADLGGIDVLVHAVGINSRVPLLDTDDDEWQRTLDINLSSAFRLGKAAGRHMVEAGWGRQVYCSSVSGLLAHPDHGPYAASKGGINQLMRVMAREWAPHGVTVNAIAPGYTETDLTRAHLDRPGVREHYTSLVPSGRLGTVNDLTGPVLFLASDQAAFVTGHVLYVDGGRTLV
- a CDS encoding carboxymuconolactone decarboxylase family protein, whose translation is MSDLTSPFPLLLPDSLSAAQKELYDTLTAGPRANGPFTIRHDDGTLAGPFNALLFAPRIGDAVQALGAALRFGGGLTDRTRELVICAVAAALNSEYEWYAHSRVALKAGVTDEELDRIAAGEIPASASDPEKAALALTRELLAENGITERTHSAARQHLGLDGMTEVSILTGYYRTLAGLLTVAGAGAPADNASHQPITEDQGRNP
- a CDS encoding TAXI family TRAP transporter solute-binding subunit, which encodes MTSTTNRARGPRIVAAAILAPALFLSACGSPVTDGGGGEGGGGAEGGDGGTLSIATGGTGGVYYPLGGGFATVIRENVEGYDATVQETNASVDNMLLIQSNAAQLAFSVGDVVADAVEGVNDFEGQPLEICSLGNIYNNYLQTVTVEGTGIQSIEDMRGKVVSVGAPSSATEVAALRTLEAAGLDPETDIDRRQLGVAETVAALRDGTIDAGFWSGGLPTGALIDLAADGDMVIIPIGEYAAPMAEEYGEYYVESEIPAETYEGQTEAIPVIASPNILVASKSMDEELQQNITAALFDNKDQLVQVHPAAEEMDPATAADVPFVETCPGAQAYFDSAG
- a CDS encoding TRAP transporter fused permease subunit, giving the protein MTERGSHRAEASNAASPAPTLKGSPDPDTDDVAIDEEALIAEFEAEKPARHTSGKPDLIIKIVGVALSAFGLYWVFNPMATQFYLPAFLMIGLAMTFLVYRGWGRSDKDREAGKADNPHIADWVLAVVAAVPFAYIISDWDGFFRRAIIPTYLDLIMGTIAILVVLEACRRTVGILVPIVVLGFFAYAYFGPYFPDPFQTSSFGWIRLVGHNVMGTQGLFGVPTDVAATYIILFTIYGAVLTASGATKFFIDLSFSAFGQSKSGPGRTVTLAGFLLGTVSGSGVATTVTLGGISWPLLKKAGYPKEHGGGVLAAAGIGAIMSPPTLGAAAFIIAALLNVSYLEVLIWATIPTLLYYLGIILAIEMDARKFKTHAVDIETKPVGKLLLRFGYHFSSLIAIVVFMALGMTPFRAVVYATILAFILSFLDRESWMTPKRIWEALAAGAHGALSVIPVMAAAGLIVGIMTLTGLGLKLANIIVDFAGGSLFLTALFSAISVILLGLAVPVTASFIISWVIIGPALQDVGVPAFAAAMFIFYYSVLSEVSPPTALSPFAASAITGGKPIKTMWLTWRYTLSAFLVPFVFVLSGPGIGLLMQGGVGTVLLALVVSAVAVAALAVATGGWVLGPANVVERVLIGLGSLPLLVMEPMYIGIGAALIAVGLVLHVIRVKRNQHKHKDSTKDATTTAAETRAPRTAS